One Symphalangus syndactylus isolate Jambi chromosome 9, NHGRI_mSymSyn1-v2.1_pri, whole genome shotgun sequence DNA segment encodes these proteins:
- the TMED4 gene encoding transmembrane emp24 domain-containing protein 4 isoform X1 yields the protein MAGVRAGPLQAMGRQALLLLALCATGARGLYFHIGETEKRCFIEEIPDETMVIGNYRTQMWDKQKEVFLPSTPGLGMHVEVKDPDGKVVLSRQYGSEGRFTFTSHTPGDHQICLHSNSTRMALFAGGKLRVHLDIQVGEHANNYPEIAAKDKLTELQLRARQLLDQVEQIQKEQDYQRYREERFRLTSESTNQRVLWWSIAQTVILILTGIWQMRHLKSFFEAKKLV from the exons ATGGCAGGTGTCCGGGCTGGGCCTCTGCAGGCGATGGGGCGGCAGGCACTGCTGCTTCTCGCGCTGTGCGCCACAGGCGCCCGGGGGCTCTACTTCCACATCGGCGAGACTGAGAAGCGCTGTTTCATCGAGGAAATCCCCGACGAGACCATGGTCATCG GCAACTATCGTACCCAGATGTGGGATAAGCAGAAGGAGGTCTTCCTGCCCTCGACCCCTGGCCTGGGCATGCACGTGGAAGTGAAGGACCCCGACGGCAAG GTGGTGCTGTCCCGGCAGTACGGCTCGGAGGGCCGCTTCACGTTCACCTCCCACACGCCCGGTGACCATCAAATCTGTCTGCACTCCAACTCTACCAGGATGGCGCTCTTCGCTGGTGGCAAACTG CGTGTGCATCTCGACATCCAGGTTGGGGAGCATGCCAACAACTACCCTGAGATTGCTGCAAAAGATAAGCTGACGGAGCTACAGCTCCGCGCCCGCCAGTTGCTTGATCAGGTGGAACAGATTCAGAAGGAGCAGGATTACCAAAGG TATCGTGAAGAGCGCTTCCGACTGACGAGTGAGAGCACCAACCAGAGAGTCCTATGGTGGTCCATTGCTCAGACTGTCATCCTCATCCTCACTGGCATCTGGCAGATGCGTCACCTCAAGAGCTTCTTTGAGGCCAAGAAGCTGGTGTAG
- the TMED4 gene encoding transmembrane emp24 domain-containing protein 4 isoform X2, whose translation MAGVRAGPLQAMGRQALLLLALCATGARGLYFHIGETEKRCFIEEIPDETMVIGNYRTQMWDKQKEVFLPSTPGLGMHVEVKDPDGKVVLSRQYGSEGRFTFTSHTPGDHQICLHSNSTRMALFAGGKLYREERFRLTSESTNQRVLWWSIAQTVILILTGIWQMRHLKSFFEAKKLV comes from the exons ATGGCAGGTGTCCGGGCTGGGCCTCTGCAGGCGATGGGGCGGCAGGCACTGCTGCTTCTCGCGCTGTGCGCCACAGGCGCCCGGGGGCTCTACTTCCACATCGGCGAGACTGAGAAGCGCTGTTTCATCGAGGAAATCCCCGACGAGACCATGGTCATCG GCAACTATCGTACCCAGATGTGGGATAAGCAGAAGGAGGTCTTCCTGCCCTCGACCCCTGGCCTGGGCATGCACGTGGAAGTGAAGGACCCCGACGGCAAG GTGGTGCTGTCCCGGCAGTACGGCTCGGAGGGCCGCTTCACGTTCACCTCCCACACGCCCGGTGACCATCAAATCTGTCTGCACTCCAACTCTACCAGGATGGCGCTCTTCGCTGGTGGCAAACTG TATCGTGAAGAGCGCTTCCGACTGACGAGTGAGAGCACCAACCAGAGAGTCCTATGGTGGTCCATTGCTCAGACTGTCATCCTCATCCTCACTGGCATCTGGCAGATGCGTCACCTCAAGAGCTTCTTTGAGGCCAAGAAGCTGGTGTAG
- the TMED4 gene encoding transmembrane emp24 domain-containing protein 4 isoform X3 — MWDKQKEVFLPSTPGLGMHVEVKDPDGKVVLSRQYGSEGRFTFTSHTPGDHQICLHSNSTRMALFAGGKLRVHLDIQVGEHANNYPEIAAKDKLTELQLRARQLLDQVEQIQKEQDYQRYREERFRLTSESTNQRVLWWSIAQTVILILTGIWQMRHLKSFFEAKKLV, encoded by the exons ATGTGGGATAAGCAGAAGGAGGTCTTCCTGCCCTCGACCCCTGGCCTGGGCATGCACGTGGAAGTGAAGGACCCCGACGGCAAG GTGGTGCTGTCCCGGCAGTACGGCTCGGAGGGCCGCTTCACGTTCACCTCCCACACGCCCGGTGACCATCAAATCTGTCTGCACTCCAACTCTACCAGGATGGCGCTCTTCGCTGGTGGCAAACTG CGTGTGCATCTCGACATCCAGGTTGGGGAGCATGCCAACAACTACCCTGAGATTGCTGCAAAAGATAAGCTGACGGAGCTACAGCTCCGCGCCCGCCAGTTGCTTGATCAGGTGGAACAGATTCAGAAGGAGCAGGATTACCAAAGG TATCGTGAAGAGCGCTTCCGACTGACGAGTGAGAGCACCAACCAGAGAGTCCTATGGTGGTCCATTGCTCAGACTGTCATCCTCATCCTCACTGGCATCTGGCAGATGCGTCACCTCAAGAGCTTCTTTGAGGCCAAGAAGCTGGTGTAG